Within Lactobacillus amylovorus DSM 20531, the genomic segment TGACTGGCTTTTACTTAAAAAATTGTAAACAAAAAAATGGTGAGGAGAATTTCTCTTCACCATTTTTGTTTGCATTTAGTTATTAATCATCGTGTTCAGTTTCAAGAATTTTCTTACTGTGAGCGTCAATCTTCACCTCAGTAGATTGGTGACCATTGACTACTTCAACTTCCCAGTAAGTCTTACCGTGTTCTTGGTCCAGCTTCCATTCTTGGCTAGTGCCTTTAGCATGTTCTTCTGCGATTACGCTAGCTTCATCGCGGCTGACAATGCCGTCAAGGTTCAAAGCTTCATTGCGGTCATCGTGATCTAAGCGCTCTGAGTGAACGCTGCTGGCATGACCAGTTTCTGCGTTGATTTCGGCAGAGTATTCATGGGTACTATCGAAGCCTTCGATTTCGTAAACGTATTGCTTGCCTTCAAGAGATAAATCGATGCTCTTAATTTGCTTGCCAGAAAATTGGCTATGGAATTTATCAATGGCTTCTTGTTGGCTTAATTTGATCTTGCTAATTTCGGTCTTAACACTGTTAGTAGTCTCTGTGGAGGAATCGCTTGTTTGACTACTTTGACTGTTGTCGCTGCTTTTAGCTGCAGTAGACTTGTGTGATGTGGTTTGGCTAGTTTGAGCAGTGCTGTTATCCTGCTTTGAACAAGCCACGGTTCCAGTTAATAATGTTGCACCTAATAAAATTACACTAGTTAATTTAGTGAGTTTCATATCTTATACCTCTTTCAAAAATTAGTCGCGTTCTACGCTGATTACTTTTTTAGTTAAAGCGTTGATCTTTACTTCGCTCTTTTTGCCGCTCTTTGAGACAGTTACTTCCCAAACAGTTCTTGAACCGTCACGGTCTAAGCTCCATTCGATAGCCTTGCTGTCAGGAACTTTCTTTTGAGCAATCTTAGTGGCAGTTGAGCGTGAAATTACTTTTGACAAGTTGATTGCCTTCTTGTTGCGTTTTTTTCAGCTTCTGAATGAGCGGAAATCATTTTACCAGTCGAAGCGTTAATCCTCATGTCGTATTCTCTGGTTGAAGTAAAACCTTCAATTTCGTAAACGTAGCGACCATTTTCTTTTTCTAAGTTGATGGAGTCAATCTTAGCACTTGGATATTTGGCTCTGAATTTCTTAACTGCTGTACTTTGTGAAACCTTAATTTTGCTGGAAGCTGCTTGAACAGTAGTAGATTCCGTATTTTGGTTAACAGTAGTGATAGCTGCAGTGCCTAAGCCGATTAAAGCTGCACCTGCGATGGCGAATTTCTTTAAGTTGATAGTCTTCATAATAGTTCCCCTTTGGTTTTCTTAATTCCTAATTGCTTGACTTGATATATTTATCTTACTAAGAAAGGACGTTAGAAAAACCAAAATTAGATGGAGTTTAAATGAAGATTTCTTCATTTTTCTTTGGGCAGATAAACGGAAAAGATCGTCCCTTGAGGAGTGTTGTCCTCCACCGTGATTTGGCCGTGATACTTGTCGACTTCGGCTTTGACGATGGCCAAGCCTAGGCCAGAACCACCGACTTTGCTGGAGTGCGACTTATCTTCGCGGTAAAAACGTTCGAAGATCTTTTCACGGTTTTCCTGGGAAATGCCAATACCGTGGTCTGCGACTTGGAAGAGTAATTTGTCAGCTTGTTTTTTCAAAACGACGTTAATTTCGCTATCTGCAGGTGAATATTTAGCCGCATTTTCTACCAAGTTGTGGGCGATATTGCGAAAATCGGTTGGCTTGATCGGGAAGAGCAGTTGTTCAGGTAAGTTAGAAATAATTTTTTGCGGATAAACAGTCTGCACTTCATTTGCTACATCAGAAACAATTTTAACCAAATCAATTGGCGTTACGTTGTCATTATTCTGATCGATTCTACCCAAAGTAAGCAGCTCGTTAACCATCAACTGCATCTTCTTCGATTCTGAATCAATATAGTCTAATGAAGTAGAAATAATCTCTGGGTTGCTTTGCCCGCGACGTTTGATCAAATTAACGTGGCCGCGAATGGCCGCAATTGGCGTCTTTAATTCGTGTGAAGCATCGCTGACGAATTGTTGCTCGCGCTTTAACGCATTATTTTGAAAACTCAGCAGATTGTTAAATGACTGCGCCAGGTTCCTGATTTCAAGTGGATTATCAGGAATAGTGACCTTTCTCTCAGGCGTTTTATTCTTGCGAATATCCTGGATTTCCGCGTTCATCGTTTGAATCGGCCTGCTCCATTTATGAGCAAAACGGCGAATGAGCAGGATGCTGATCAAGATAGCTACTAGGTTGATGCCTAGCATCGTAAGTAGAAGCCAGGTGACTAGATTGAAGAGTTCGTCGACATTTAAGGCAACGTGAATGCGATAGCCATGGTGTCCTTCACGTGCTAAAAAATAGATATGCTTGTGTGAAACAACAAAGTTTTGATAATGGCGTTTATGGTTAATATCCTTAAAAGTCTCGTGTGCATCTTCAGAATAATAGGTTCGGCCCTGCGGCGTAGTTAAAATAATTGCATCGTCGTCTTGTTTTGCTAAATAGGCATCAAGTAGTGCCGACCAGTCGTATTGCGGTTCCAGATTTTCTTCTACGGCGCTAATAACCTGTTCACTCTGGCTTTTGGCATTGTAATAAATGTAGCCAGAAGAAATAACTAAAAAGGCGATATTGACGAGAACCAAAATAGCCACGAATAGACTGACGAATAATTTGGTTAATTGGCTAGTGGTAGTTTTAGCTTTATTTTGCATGTTAATCGTCTTCTCTTAAACAATAGCCGAGGCCGCGCACCGTTTTGATGAGCTTCTTATATGGTTCGCCCAACTTGTTGCGGATGGTTCTAATGTAGACATCAACCGTGTTGGTTTGGCCCACGAAGTCATAGCCCCAGACGACGTCGAGCAGTTCATCACGGCTTTTTACTTTTTCGGGATCCTGCATCAGTTCGGTCATTAAGGCGAATTCTTTTGGTGTTAAATAAATCTTTTCGTCATTGCAGTAGAATTCGTGCTTTACCAAGTCGATTTTTAATGGGCCAAAAGTAAAGGTGGAAGTAGGGGCTGCATTTTGTTCTTGGGTCTTTTTTAAGCGACGCAAAATAACCCGAATTCTGGCAAAAAGTTCCTCAATTTCAAAAGGTTTGATAATGTAGTCATCTAAGCCTTGATCAAGAGCAGAACTAATGTCAGAAGCGGAATTTTTCGCCGTTAACATAATGATTGGCACATCGCTTTGTTTGCGGATTCTACGCAATACAGTGATGCCGTCATAAACTGGCAGCATCCAATCAAGCAGGATTAAGGTAGGATCTTCTTTTTGAAAAAGCTCGAGTGCCTCCTTACCATCTTGTGCCCAAATTACCTGGTAGCCTTCAAATCCCAGCTCTGTTTTCACAAAGCTAGCCACTGCTTCTTCATCTTCAACTAGCAGAATTTTGACATCTTTTTCATCCATATCATTTACCTCTAGAAAAAAACGGCTGGAAAATTCCAACCGTTTTGTTAATTAATTTTGACCTTTGAAGGTGCCGTTTTCTACTTCACGAATGAAGTCAGCCAAGTGTTTGTAGTAAACTGCAGGATTATCAACCATGTGGTGGTGTCCACCATCTGGAGTAGTAACTAAACGTGAGTTAGGAATTTCCTTTTGCATAATCTTAGCAGTTGAAATAGGCATAGTTTCGTTTTCACCAAAAGTAAGCAAAGTTGGAACATTGATCTTGTGTAATTGATCTCTGAAGTGCCAGTCCTTTAACTTACCGGTGATAACAAACTCATTATCACCTTGGAAGGCGTTGTAAACAGCAGAACCACCAAGGTCCTTTAGATGGTAAAGCTTAGAAGGTTGCTTACGATCAACAAAGTTAATGTTCAAGATTTGAACGTCATCTTGGTAACGCTTGTTGTCGTAATCATTGTTCCTTTCACATTCATGCATAAAGTCAATTTCAGTCTGTGGTAGAACTTCTTGTCTTCTTCTATTAACTGAAGCAACGTATTCATCGATTTCATCAACCATGGATGAAATGATCGCACCCTTTAAGTGCTGACCATATTTAACGGCGTATTCTTGAACTAATAACCCACCCCAACTTTGACCGATTAAGTAAATATTATCTAAACCAAGCTTTTCACGCACTTCATCAACTTCATCTAAGAAGTATTCATAAGTTAAATACTTTTTAGCGATTTCAGGATCAGAATAGTCAGGTTGATCTGAATAAAGAGAACCCAATTGATCGTACATGGTAACTTGAACGTTAAGACCTTGCTTCTTCAATTGTTCAGCAGTGTCTTCCCAGTATTCGTGGTTGCCGCCAGGACCACCGTGAAGAGCTAATAAGTGAATGTCGCCTTCACCTTGAGTATTAGTCCATAAGTGGTAACCGTTGTCTAAAGTGATAATTTTAGTACCAGTTTTCATAGAATTTCCTTTCAGTCTTTATTAAAAATAGAATGTATTACATTAATTATCGTATCAGATTGAGAAAAAGACAAGTATGCGAGTATAATGAATGGTTCAAGTATATAAAAAAGGAGAGTTTATGAGTCTTAAATATGCTAAAAAAAGCCAATTAATCTGTTTTACGATCTTGGCAGCAATTAAAGCCTGCAACATCGTCTTTGTAGCTTATATGATTCAAGTCATGTTGAACGTTGCTTCTTCTGGCTCTCATGACTACATGCACTTAATTAGATTGGCTTTATTAACTGCATTAGGTCAATTGTGCTTTATGGCCAGCAACTTTGTTTACGAAACGGTTAAGATGGGAATTATTCGTGACGTAAACATGACATTAAAAAAGGCCAATCTTCGGTATCTAGTTGATCAAGGCGATCCGGATATAAAAAGCGGTTTGTCGCTGATGACTAATGATTTAAAACAAATTGAAACTAATCGTGTGACCGCTCAACTAGATATGATTTTCCAGGGGTTGTCATTTATTGGTGCCATTAGCTTTGCTTTTTATAGTTCTTGGCAAATGACTTTAGTATTTGTAATAGCAACGATTGCACCTGCTGTAGTGCAGATGATCACTAGTCCAATTATTACTAAAAAGTCAAAGATTTGGGCAAAAACTAATGCTAATTATACGCAGCATGTTTCAGATTCATTAAATGGTGCTCAGGCTACCAAGCTTTATAACGTGCGAACAAATATTGTAACGCGTGCGTCAAATGCTGCCCAGCAAATGGAAAACGCGTTAAGAAATATGACTTTGACGCAGGCATGGGCACTAGAATTAATTTATTCTGCAGCTGAGCTTTTCTGTTTCATCATTCCATGTACCGTAGGTGGGATCTTGATGATGCAAGGCAACTTAAAAGTAGGTACTTTGGTAATGATGGTTGATTTGGCAATGAATTTTATCACGCCAGTTGTTACATTGTTTAACGAATTTAACCAAGTTAAGTCAACCGTACCGATGTGGGAAAAGACTCAAGAAGCTTTGAAACATGTGATGAAAGATGACAAGCAAAAGATCGATCATTTTGAAGGAATGAAAATTGATGATTTGTCTTATGTAACAAGTTCTGATCATAAGCGAATTTTTGATGGAGTTAATATAGAAGTTAAACCTGGTGAAAAAGTATTGCTTATGGCGCCAAGTGGCTGGGGGAAAACAACGTTGTTGCGCCTTCTTTTGGGATCAAAAAGACCTAAAGATGGGAAGATTTTGCTTAATGGCAAAGATGTAACTGGTAATTGGGATGCAGCGCATAATTATTTCTCCTATGTTAATCAAAAGCCGTTCATGTTTGACGATACGTTGTGTTTTAACATTACGCTTGGCCGAAAGGTGAGCGATGAAAAGCTGAAGCAAGTAATCCATGAAGCTGGACTTGATGATTTGGTTAAGAGCCAAGGCCTAGATAAGCAAGTGGGTGAAAATGGTAGTGAATTGTCTGGTGGGCAGATTCAAAGAGTAGAAATTGCTCGTGCTTTATTATCGGGCAGACCAATCTTGTTGGCTGATGAAGCAACGAGTGCGCTTGATCCTAAATTGTCACTAGATATTCATAAAACATTACTTGAGAATCCTAATGTTGCGGTAATAGAAGTAGCCCACAAAATCTCACCTGAGGAAAAAGCAATGTTTGATGTGATTATTCATTTGGATAAGCATACCGTTGAAACAAAGATGTAGTGAAATTAACAGGAAAAGTACTACTTTGTAAGTGGTACTTTTAAAAAATAAAATATATAAAATTTTATATAATAGAGTTTGAAGAATTATTGCTAAATTTATATCAATCCAATTTAATTGAAATCGTTTACAAATTATAATTAGAATTAAGAAGATTCTTTATTAGTAGGAGGAAAAAATTATGGCAGAACCTAAATGGCTTAAGGATATGAATCCTGATGAATACTTAAAAGAAGATTTTTAAGCTAAGGGTAAATCTAAATATACAGTTGAAGGAATCGATAAAAATGATCCTGAATGGCTGGATAAGGCAGCTAAGAAGGTCCATGCTGCAGAAGGTGACGATTATGTGAAGCTGGATGCGGGGTTACTTACTGTTAACCAACTTAATTGGATGCTTAGAAATACAATTGGGGAAATGACTTTTGTTGACGATAATAATGAATTTCTATGGTACAATCGTCCAACTGATCCAAATTATAAGATGCTTGCTAAACGTACACCAGATCAAGTCGGTGATACTATGAAGGCAATTCACCCTGATGTGCGTGATGTTATTCCTAATGCTAAAAAAGTAGTTCATGCTTTACGTACTAAGCAAGATGGACATGATGATGTCTATATGCCTGTTCCAACTGGTAATTTGAAGAAACTTGTTTTGCACTACTATAAGCGTGTTGAAGATGATAATGGAGATTACGCAGGTATTTACGAATGGGTTCAAGATTTGTATCCACTCGTTAAGTATTTCTGTGAAACTACTGGTCAAAAGTTGGTAGTAGATGATGATACCACAACTGGTGCAACTTATCGTAGAAATTCAGATCCTGATGCTGTAAGTGGTGTTTCAACTAAGGCTGAAAAGGTAGAAAAAACTAAAAAAAAACAGAAGAACCAGATACTACAACAGGTGCTTCACAACATTAATATTTATCAATAGAAAAACTCATCAATTGACTCAATTTTAGAATCATTGATGAGTTTTTTGTTAATTAATAGGATTGATTTC encodes:
- a CDS encoding prolyl aminopeptidase, with the protein product MKTGTKIITLDNGYHLWTNTQGEGDIHLLALHGGPGGNHEYWEDTAEQLKKQGLNVQVTMYDQLGSLYSDQPDYSDPEIAKKYLTYEYFLDEVDEVREKLGLDNIYLIGQSWGGLLVQEYAVKYGQHLKGAIISSMVDEIDEYVASVNRRRQEVLPQTEIDFMHECERNNDYDNKRYQDDVQILNINFVDRKQPSKLYHLKDLGGSAVYNAFQGDNEFVITGKLKDWHFRDQLHKINVPTLLTFGENETMPISTAKIMQKEIPNSRLVTTPDGGHHHMVDNPAVYYKHLADFIREVENGTFKGQN
- a CDS encoding sensor histidine kinase — translated: MQNKAKTTTSQLTKLFVSLFVAILVLVNIAFLVISSGYIYYNAKSQSEQVISAVEENLEPQYDWSALLDAYLAKQDDDAIILTTPQGRTYYSEDAHETFKDINHKRHYQNFVVSHKHIYFLAREGHHGYRIHVALNVDELFNLVTWLLLTMLGINLVAILISILLIRRFAHKWSRPIQTMNAEIQDIRKNKTPERKVTIPDNPLEIRNLAQSFNNLLSFQNNALKREQQFVSDASHELKTPIAAIRGHVNLIKRRGQSNPEIISTSLDYIDSESKKMQLMVNELLTLGRIDQNNDNVTPIDLVKIVSDVANEVQTVYPQKIISNLPEQLLFPIKPTDFRNIAHNLVENAAKYSPADSEINVVLKKQADKLLFQVADHGIGISQENREKIFERFYREDKSHSSKVGGSGLGLAIVKAEVDKYHGQITVEDNTPQGTIFSVYLPKEK
- a CDS encoding PepSY domain-containing protein yields the protein MKLTKLTSVILLGATLLTGTVACSKQDNSTAQTSQTTSHKSTAAKSSDNSQSSQTSDSSTETTNSVKTEISKIKLSQQEAIDKFHSQFSGKQIKSIDLSLEGKQYVYEIEGFDSTHEYSAEINAETGHASSVHSERLDHDDRNEALNLDGIVSRDEASVIAEEHAKGTSQEWKLDQEHGKTYWEVEVVNGHQSTEVKIDAHSKKILETEHDD
- a CDS encoding ATP-binding cassette domain-containing protein; translation: MSLKYAKKSQLICFTILAAIKACNIVFVAYMIQVMLNVASSGSHDYMHLIRLALLTALGQLCFMASNFVYETVKMGIIRDVNMTLKKANLRYLVDQGDPDIKSGLSLMTNDLKQIETNRVTAQLDMIFQGLSFIGAISFAFYSSWQMTLVFVIATIAPAVVQMITSPIITKKSKIWAKTNANYTQHVSDSLNGAQATKLYNVRTNIVTRASNAAQQMENALRNMTLTQAWALELIYSAAELFCFIIPCTVGGILMMQGNLKVGTLVMMVDLAMNFITPVVTLFNEFNQVKSTVPMWEKTQEALKHVMKDDKQKIDHFEGMKIDDLSYVTSSDHKRIFDGVNIEVKPGEKVLLMAPSGWGKTTLLRLLLGSKRPKDGKILLNGKDVTGNWDAAHNYFSYVNQKPFMFDDTLCFNITLGRKVSDEKLKQVIHEAGLDDLVKSQGLDKQVGENGSELSGGQIQRVEIARALLSGRPILLADEATSALDPKLSLDIHKTLLENPNVAVIEVAHKISPEEKAMFDVIIHLDKHTVETKM
- a CDS encoding response regulator transcription factor, producing the protein MDEKDVKILLVEDEEAVASFVKTELGFEGYQVIWAQDGKEALELFQKEDPTLILLDWMLPVYDGITVLRRIRKQSDVPIIMLTAKNSASDISSALDQGLDDYIIKPFEIEELFARIRVILRRLKKTQEQNAAPTSTFTFGPLKIDLVKHEFYCNDEKIYLTPKEFALMTELMQDPEKVKSRDELLDVVWGYDFVGQTNTVDVYIRTIRNKLGEPYKKLIKTVRGLGYCLREDD